Proteins co-encoded in one Microcebus murinus isolate Inina chromosome 5, M.murinus_Inina_mat1.0, whole genome shotgun sequence genomic window:
- the KHDC3L gene encoding KH domain-containing protein 3, with translation MATPKRFPTLVQLQQREGMLFEVLGSLNKIPYWFHHEFLKNPKAVRLESWLVEAIFGPDGEHIPDIECTSHILLHVNRWDPDGEAEILIFGRPYYQKDTAKLVMNLADHHRQLRAQGTGFLLARDLEGQETKTQQFPKAVREVRTQQSSEANREAGIQRSLVQVREAGTQWPPVKVREGGTHWTQV, from the exons ATGGCCACTCCCAAGCGGTTTCCAACACTGGTGCAACTGCAGCAGCGAGAAGGGATGCTCTTCGAGGTGCTCGGAAGCCTCAACAAAATACCCTACTGGTTCCACCACGAGTTCCTGAAGAATCCGAAGGCAGTTCGCCTCGAGTCTTGGTTGGTGGAAGCAATCTTCG GCCCGGACGGAGAGCACATTCCGGACATCGAGTGTACGTCCCACATCCTGCTTCACGTGAATCGGTGGGACCCGGACGGCGAGGCTGAGATCCTGATATTCGGGCGGCCTTATTACCAGAAGGACACAGCCAAATTAGTCATGAACTTGGCTGACCATCACCGCCAGCTCCGGGCGCAAGGTACT GGTTTTCTCCTTGCAAGGGATCTAGAAGGCCAA gaaaccaagactcagCAGTTTCCGAAGGCTGTCCGGGAGGTCAGGACCCAGCAGTCTTCTGAAGCTAACAGGGAGGCTGGGATCCAGCGATCTCTGGTCCAAGTCCGGGAGGCCGGGACCCAGTGGCCTCCGGTGAAGGTCCGGGAAGGTGGGACCCATTGGACTCAGGTCTAG
- the DPPA5 gene encoding developmental pluripotency-associated 5 protein — protein sequence MGTLPQRKDIPPWVKVPEDLKDPAVFQVQTRLLGAMFGPDGSRIPYIEQVSKAMLQLKALESSDLTEVAVYGSYLYKLRTKWMLQSMAEWHRQREERGMLKLEEAMNTLQLGPWMK from the exons ATGGGAACACTCCCGCAGCGTAAGGATATCCCACCGTGGGTGAAAGTTCCCGAAGACCTGAAAGACCCAGCGGTGTTTCAGGTCCAGACGCGGCTGCTGGGAGCCATGTTTG GCCCAGACGGATCTCGCATCCCCTACATCGAACAAGTGAGCAAGGCCATGCTCCAGCTGAAAGCTCTGGAATCCTCGGACCTCACCGAGGTCGCGGTCTATGGCTCCTACTTGTACAAGCTCCGGACCAAGTGGATGCTCCAGTCCATGGCCGAGTGGCACCGCCAGCGGGAGGAGCGAG GGATGCTCAAACTTGAGGAAGCCATGAATACCCTCCAACTAGGCCCGTGGATGAAGTGA